In Temnothorax longispinosus isolate EJ_2023e chromosome 10, Tlon_JGU_v1, whole genome shotgun sequence, a single window of DNA contains:
- the Rhogap68f gene encoding rho GTPase-activating protein 1 isoform X4 yields MSWHSRGIAADDLAALDGELADEEDYLDISRHGIVEVVGDDSAGRKIIVVSACKLPPIGKETFNHAKLLRYLTHTLDMFVEQDYSLVYFHYGLTSKNKPPLSWLWQAYKAFDRKYKKNLKALYLVHPTNFIRIVWQIFKPAISVKFGRKMMYVNYLEELAQYINLDQLIIPPQVIEHNEQLLMKNKKNLPASPPQSAVVTPVGTTQFGASLQFIKENSNGDPIPPILRQCVEFLDTPDALETEGIFRRSANVAVIKELQNRCNQGLPIDFQGDPHIAAVLLKTFLRELDEPLMTYELYDEITQFQTLSKDERPRKVKILILEKLPEDNYQVLKYIVQFLSRVMDRCDLNKMTSSNLAVVFGPNLVRAPPARGMSLSAIGPINQFIDFLFTYQGIGIIIFGRKTKTFESGWLCDVGMPAARNMSVYLERNYDQIPKIHENVTHRIKIYFKGLRKAAITAATATASATTTAAAETSSRLSLFCLVLNHHDIATRTVGSRERGLLLGLVRALHHALRQVQEHPLDILVQLGRCMEMHGAHLFGIPDGRFVRNHYTTFVYNFMQAKIRQTYSSASSMATFLSFSRSTLLPAIAKQISLPNIFLSSFTQFFT; encoded by the exons ATGTCATGGCATTCTCGGGGCATAGCAG CGGACGATCTGGCTGCTTTAGACGGAGAGCTCGCCGACGAGGAGGATTATCTTGACATATCCAGGCATGGTATCGTAGAAGTGGTCGGCGACGATAGCGCCGgtcgtaaaataattgttgtgtcAGCTTGCAAATTGCCTCCCATTGGAAAAGAGACTTTTAATCACGCTAAACTCCTCAG GTATCTTACGCATACTTTGGACATGTTTGTGGAGCAAGATTATAGTCTCGTTTACTTTCATTATGGCCTTACGTCGAAAAATAAGCCACCCTTATCTTGGTTGTGGCAAGCGTATAAAGCGTTTGATAGAAAATACAAGAAGAATCTCAAAGCCCTTTATCTAGTACATCCGACTAATTTCATTAGGATTGTGTGGCAAATATTTAAACCGGCTATCAG tgtaAAATTTGGACGGAAAATGATGTATGTTAATTATCTAGAAGAATTGGCGCAATATATTAACCTGGATCAACTAATTATACCACCTCAAGTGATAGA acACAATGAACAACTGTtgatgaaaaataagaaaaatttgccAGCGAGTCCACCGCAAAGCGCGGTAGTTACGCCAGTTGGCACGACTCAGTTCGGTGCTAGTCTACAATTCATAAAGGAAAATAGTAACGGCGATCCAATACCACCAATTCTAAGGCAGTGTGTAGAATTTCTCGATACGCCCGACG CCCTAGAAACAGAAGGAATATTCAGAAGATCGGCTAACGTGGCAGTAATCAAAGAACTTCAGAATCGTTGCAATCAAGGTTTACCCATCGATTTTCAAGGGGACCCGCATATCGCCGCGGTTTTACTCAAGACCTTTCTCCGTGAACTAGACGAACCTCTTATGACCTACGAACTATACGATGAAATCACACAATTTCAAA CATTGTCGAAAGATGAACGTCCGcgtaaagttaaaatattaatattggaGAAACTTCCTGAAGACAACTACCAAGTTCTTAAATACatcgtacaatttttatcgagG GTAATGGATCGATGCGACCTGAACAAGATGACTTCTAGTAATCTCGCGGTAGTATTTGGACCGAATCTAGTTAGAGCACCGCCAGCACGTGGAATGTCCCTCTCCGCAATAGGACCTATCAATCAATTCATAGACTTTTTATTCACCTATCaag gaataggtataataattttcggaCGAAAGACTAAAACGTTCGAATCTGGCTGGCTGTGTGATGTTGGAATGCCAGCTGCAAGAAACATGTCCGTATATTTAGAGAGAAATTACGACCAAATACCAAAGATACATGAGAACGTTACACA tcgaattaaaatttattttaaaggtCTACGAAAAGCTGCCAttaccgccgccaccgccaccgcctcCGCCACCACCACTGCCGCAGCAGAAACTTCTAGTCGGTTGAGCTTGTTCTGCCTCGTCCTCAACCATCACGACATTGCGACGCGTACTGTTGGTTCTCGTGAGCGTGGACTTTTGCTCGGCCTCGTCCGCGCGTTGCATCATGCGCTGCGTCAGGTCCAGGAACATCCCCTCGATATTCTGGTTCAACTTGGCCGATGTATGGAAATGCATGGCGCCCACTTGTTTGGCATACCTGACGGAAGATTTGTTCGCAATCACTATACTACGTTCGTTTATAATTTCATGCAAGCGAAGATTCGTCAAACTTACTCTTCTGCTTCCTCTATGGCAACGTTTCTGTCCTTCTCCAGGTCCACTTTATTACCCGCTATCGCTAAGCAAATTTCGCTACCTAACATCTTCTTAAGCTCCTTCACCCAGTTCTTCACCTga
- the Rhogap68f gene encoding rho GTPase-activating protein 1 isoform X2 gives MEADYQPTLSPSRTLTGMGNDCEDPYPSLSDYHDYEPNLEFDDTELQTTSNNAARLLEEKLDLVSSTMGTGMDYLESPVSDGTIEENFEEALVDAPVIESDGELADEEDYLDISRHGIVEVVGDDSAGRKIIVVSACKLPPIGKETFNHAKLLRYLTHTLDMFVEQDYSLVYFHYGLTSKNKPPLSWLWQAYKAFDRKYKKNLKALYLVHPTNFIRIVWQIFKPAISVKFGRKMMYVNYLEELAQYINLDQLIIPPQVIEHNEQLLMKNKKNLPASPPQSAVVTPVGTTQFGASLQFIKENSNGDPIPPILRQCVEFLDTPDALETEGIFRRSANVAVIKELQNRCNQGLPIDFQGDPHIAAVLLKTFLRELDEPLMTYELYDEITQFQTLSKDERPRKVKILILEKLPEDNYQVLKYIVQFLSRVMDRCDLNKMTSSNLAVVFGPNLVRAPPARGMSLSAIGPINQFIDFLFTYQGIGIIIFGRKTKTFESGWLCDVGMPAARNMSVYLERNYDQIPKIHENVTHRIKIYFKGLRKAAITAATATASATTTAAAETSSRLSLFCLVLNHHDIATRTVGSRERGLLLGLVRALHHALRQVQEHPLDILVQLGRCMEMHGAHLFGIPDGRFVRNHYTTFVYNFMQAKIRQTYSSASSMATFLSFSRSTLLPAIAKQISLPNIFLSSFTQFFT, from the exons ATGGAGGCGGACTACCAGCCGACGCTCAGTCCGTCGCGGACGTTGACAG GAATGGGCAACGACTGTGAAGATCCGTATCCCAGCCTGTCAGATTATCACGATTATGAACCAAATCTGGAATTTGACGATACAGAATTGCAAACTACTTCAAACAAcg CGGCGCGGCTTCTGGAAGAAAAATTGGATTTGGTGAGCAGCACCATGGGTACCGGAATGGATTATTTGGAAAGCCCAGTGAGCGACGGCACGATCGAGGAGAACTTTGAGGAAGCTTTGGTAGATGCTCCAGTTATCGAATCTG ACGGAGAGCTCGCCGACGAGGAGGATTATCTTGACATATCCAGGCATGGTATCGTAGAAGTGGTCGGCGACGATAGCGCCGgtcgtaaaataattgttgtgtcAGCTTGCAAATTGCCTCCCATTGGAAAAGAGACTTTTAATCACGCTAAACTCCTCAG GTATCTTACGCATACTTTGGACATGTTTGTGGAGCAAGATTATAGTCTCGTTTACTTTCATTATGGCCTTACGTCGAAAAATAAGCCACCCTTATCTTGGTTGTGGCAAGCGTATAAAGCGTTTGATAGAAAATACAAGAAGAATCTCAAAGCCCTTTATCTAGTACATCCGACTAATTTCATTAGGATTGTGTGGCAAATATTTAAACCGGCTATCAG tgtaAAATTTGGACGGAAAATGATGTATGTTAATTATCTAGAAGAATTGGCGCAATATATTAACCTGGATCAACTAATTATACCACCTCAAGTGATAGA acACAATGAACAACTGTtgatgaaaaataagaaaaatttgccAGCGAGTCCACCGCAAAGCGCGGTAGTTACGCCAGTTGGCACGACTCAGTTCGGTGCTAGTCTACAATTCATAAAGGAAAATAGTAACGGCGATCCAATACCACCAATTCTAAGGCAGTGTGTAGAATTTCTCGATACGCCCGACG CCCTAGAAACAGAAGGAATATTCAGAAGATCGGCTAACGTGGCAGTAATCAAAGAACTTCAGAATCGTTGCAATCAAGGTTTACCCATCGATTTTCAAGGGGACCCGCATATCGCCGCGGTTTTACTCAAGACCTTTCTCCGTGAACTAGACGAACCTCTTATGACCTACGAACTATACGATGAAATCACACAATTTCAAA CATTGTCGAAAGATGAACGTCCGcgtaaagttaaaatattaatattggaGAAACTTCCTGAAGACAACTACCAAGTTCTTAAATACatcgtacaatttttatcgagG GTAATGGATCGATGCGACCTGAACAAGATGACTTCTAGTAATCTCGCGGTAGTATTTGGACCGAATCTAGTTAGAGCACCGCCAGCACGTGGAATGTCCCTCTCCGCAATAGGACCTATCAATCAATTCATAGACTTTTTATTCACCTATCaag gaataggtataataattttcggaCGAAAGACTAAAACGTTCGAATCTGGCTGGCTGTGTGATGTTGGAATGCCAGCTGCAAGAAACATGTCCGTATATTTAGAGAGAAATTACGACCAAATACCAAAGATACATGAGAACGTTACACA tcgaattaaaatttattttaaaggtCTACGAAAAGCTGCCAttaccgccgccaccgccaccgcctcCGCCACCACCACTGCCGCAGCAGAAACTTCTAGTCGGTTGAGCTTGTTCTGCCTCGTCCTCAACCATCACGACATTGCGACGCGTACTGTTGGTTCTCGTGAGCGTGGACTTTTGCTCGGCCTCGTCCGCGCGTTGCATCATGCGCTGCGTCAGGTCCAGGAACATCCCCTCGATATTCTGGTTCAACTTGGCCGATGTATGGAAATGCATGGCGCCCACTTGTTTGGCATACCTGACGGAAGATTTGTTCGCAATCACTATACTACGTTCGTTTATAATTTCATGCAAGCGAAGATTCGTCAAACTTACTCTTCTGCTTCCTCTATGGCAACGTTTCTGTCCTTCTCCAGGTCCACTTTATTACCCGCTATCGCTAAGCAAATTTCGCTACCTAACATCTTCTTAAGCTCCTTCACCCAGTTCTTCACCTga
- the Rhogap68f gene encoding rho GTPase-activating protein 1 isoform X3, which produces MGNDCEDPYPSLSDYHDYEPNLEFDDTELQTTSNNAARLLEEKLDLVSSTMGTGMDYLESPVSDGTIEENFEEALVDAPVIESADDLAALDGELADEEDYLDISRHGIVEVVGDDSAGRKIIVVSACKLPPIGKETFNHAKLLRYLTHTLDMFVEQDYSLVYFHYGLTSKNKPPLSWLWQAYKAFDRKYKKNLKALYLVHPTNFIRIVWQIFKPAISVKFGRKMMYVNYLEELAQYINLDQLIIPPQVIEHNEQLLMKNKKNLPASPPQSAVVTPVGTTQFGASLQFIKENSNGDPIPPILRQCVEFLDTPDALETEGIFRRSANVAVIKELQNRCNQGLPIDFQGDPHIAAVLLKTFLRELDEPLMTYELYDEITQFQTLSKDERPRKVKILILEKLPEDNYQVLKYIVQFLSRVMDRCDLNKMTSSNLAVVFGPNLVRAPPARGMSLSAIGPINQFIDFLFTYQGIGIIIFGRKTKTFESGWLCDVGMPAARNMSVYLERNYDQIPKIHENVTHRIKIYFKGLRKAAITAATATASATTTAAAETSSRLSLFCLVLNHHDIATRTVGSRERGLLLGLVRALHHALRQVQEHPLDILVQLGRCMEMHGAHLFGIPDGRFVRNHYTTFVYNFMQAKIRQTYSSASSMATFLSFSRSTLLPAIAKQISLPNIFLSSFTQFFT; this is translated from the exons ATGGGCAACGACTGTGAAGATCCGTATCCCAGCCTGTCAGATTATCACGATTATGAACCAAATCTGGAATTTGACGATACAGAATTGCAAACTACTTCAAACAAcg CGGCGCGGCTTCTGGAAGAAAAATTGGATTTGGTGAGCAGCACCATGGGTACCGGAATGGATTATTTGGAAAGCCCAGTGAGCGACGGCACGATCGAGGAGAACTTTGAGGAAGCTTTGGTAGATGCTCCAGTTATCGAATCTG CGGACGATCTGGCTGCTTTAGACGGAGAGCTCGCCGACGAGGAGGATTATCTTGACATATCCAGGCATGGTATCGTAGAAGTGGTCGGCGACGATAGCGCCGgtcgtaaaataattgttgtgtcAGCTTGCAAATTGCCTCCCATTGGAAAAGAGACTTTTAATCACGCTAAACTCCTCAG GTATCTTACGCATACTTTGGACATGTTTGTGGAGCAAGATTATAGTCTCGTTTACTTTCATTATGGCCTTACGTCGAAAAATAAGCCACCCTTATCTTGGTTGTGGCAAGCGTATAAAGCGTTTGATAGAAAATACAAGAAGAATCTCAAAGCCCTTTATCTAGTACATCCGACTAATTTCATTAGGATTGTGTGGCAAATATTTAAACCGGCTATCAG tgtaAAATTTGGACGGAAAATGATGTATGTTAATTATCTAGAAGAATTGGCGCAATATATTAACCTGGATCAACTAATTATACCACCTCAAGTGATAGA acACAATGAACAACTGTtgatgaaaaataagaaaaatttgccAGCGAGTCCACCGCAAAGCGCGGTAGTTACGCCAGTTGGCACGACTCAGTTCGGTGCTAGTCTACAATTCATAAAGGAAAATAGTAACGGCGATCCAATACCACCAATTCTAAGGCAGTGTGTAGAATTTCTCGATACGCCCGACG CCCTAGAAACAGAAGGAATATTCAGAAGATCGGCTAACGTGGCAGTAATCAAAGAACTTCAGAATCGTTGCAATCAAGGTTTACCCATCGATTTTCAAGGGGACCCGCATATCGCCGCGGTTTTACTCAAGACCTTTCTCCGTGAACTAGACGAACCTCTTATGACCTACGAACTATACGATGAAATCACACAATTTCAAA CATTGTCGAAAGATGAACGTCCGcgtaaagttaaaatattaatattggaGAAACTTCCTGAAGACAACTACCAAGTTCTTAAATACatcgtacaatttttatcgagG GTAATGGATCGATGCGACCTGAACAAGATGACTTCTAGTAATCTCGCGGTAGTATTTGGACCGAATCTAGTTAGAGCACCGCCAGCACGTGGAATGTCCCTCTCCGCAATAGGACCTATCAATCAATTCATAGACTTTTTATTCACCTATCaag gaataggtataataattttcggaCGAAAGACTAAAACGTTCGAATCTGGCTGGCTGTGTGATGTTGGAATGCCAGCTGCAAGAAACATGTCCGTATATTTAGAGAGAAATTACGACCAAATACCAAAGATACATGAGAACGTTACACA tcgaattaaaatttattttaaaggtCTACGAAAAGCTGCCAttaccgccgccaccgccaccgcctcCGCCACCACCACTGCCGCAGCAGAAACTTCTAGTCGGTTGAGCTTGTTCTGCCTCGTCCTCAACCATCACGACATTGCGACGCGTACTGTTGGTTCTCGTGAGCGTGGACTTTTGCTCGGCCTCGTCCGCGCGTTGCATCATGCGCTGCGTCAGGTCCAGGAACATCCCCTCGATATTCTGGTTCAACTTGGCCGATGTATGGAAATGCATGGCGCCCACTTGTTTGGCATACCTGACGGAAGATTTGTTCGCAATCACTATACTACGTTCGTTTATAATTTCATGCAAGCGAAGATTCGTCAAACTTACTCTTCTGCTTCCTCTATGGCAACGTTTCTGTCCTTCTCCAGGTCCACTTTATTACCCGCTATCGCTAAGCAAATTTCGCTACCTAACATCTTCTTAAGCTCCTTCACCCAGTTCTTCACCTga
- the Rhogap68f gene encoding rho GTPase-activating protein 1 isoform X6 — protein MEADYQPTLSPSRTLTGMGNDCEDPYPSLSDYHDYEPNLEFDDTELQTTSNNAARLLEEKLDLVSSTMGTGMDYLESPVSDGTIEENFEEALVDAPVIESADDLAALDGELADEEDYLDISRHGIVEVVGDDSAGRKIIVVSACKLPPIGKETFNHAKLLRYLTHTLDMFVEQDYSLVYFHYGLTSKNKPPLSWLWQAYKAFDRKYKKNLKALYLVHPTNFIRIVWQIFKPAISVKFGRKMMYVNYLEELAQYINLDQLIIPPQVIEHNEQLLMKNKKNLPASPPQSAVVTPVGTTQFGASLQFIKENSNGDPIPPILRQCVEFLDTPDALETEGIFRRSANVAVIKELQNRCNQGLPIDFQGDPHIAAVLLKTFLRELDEPLMTYELYDEITQFQTLSKDERPRKVKILILEKLPEDNYQVLKYIVQFLSRVMDRCDLNKMTSSNLAVVFGPNLVRAPPARGMSLSAIGPINQFIDFLFTYQGIGIIIFGRKTKTFESGWLCDVGMPAARNMSVYLERNYDQIPKIHENVTQSTKSCHYRRHRHRLRHHHCRSRNF, from the exons ATGGAGGCGGACTACCAGCCGACGCTCAGTCCGTCGCGGACGTTGACAG GAATGGGCAACGACTGTGAAGATCCGTATCCCAGCCTGTCAGATTATCACGATTATGAACCAAATCTGGAATTTGACGATACAGAATTGCAAACTACTTCAAACAAcg CGGCGCGGCTTCTGGAAGAAAAATTGGATTTGGTGAGCAGCACCATGGGTACCGGAATGGATTATTTGGAAAGCCCAGTGAGCGACGGCACGATCGAGGAGAACTTTGAGGAAGCTTTGGTAGATGCTCCAGTTATCGAATCTG CGGACGATCTGGCTGCTTTAGACGGAGAGCTCGCCGACGAGGAGGATTATCTTGACATATCCAGGCATGGTATCGTAGAAGTGGTCGGCGACGATAGCGCCGgtcgtaaaataattgttgtgtcAGCTTGCAAATTGCCTCCCATTGGAAAAGAGACTTTTAATCACGCTAAACTCCTCAG GTATCTTACGCATACTTTGGACATGTTTGTGGAGCAAGATTATAGTCTCGTTTACTTTCATTATGGCCTTACGTCGAAAAATAAGCCACCCTTATCTTGGTTGTGGCAAGCGTATAAAGCGTTTGATAGAAAATACAAGAAGAATCTCAAAGCCCTTTATCTAGTACATCCGACTAATTTCATTAGGATTGTGTGGCAAATATTTAAACCGGCTATCAG tgtaAAATTTGGACGGAAAATGATGTATGTTAATTATCTAGAAGAATTGGCGCAATATATTAACCTGGATCAACTAATTATACCACCTCAAGTGATAGA acACAATGAACAACTGTtgatgaaaaataagaaaaatttgccAGCGAGTCCACCGCAAAGCGCGGTAGTTACGCCAGTTGGCACGACTCAGTTCGGTGCTAGTCTACAATTCATAAAGGAAAATAGTAACGGCGATCCAATACCACCAATTCTAAGGCAGTGTGTAGAATTTCTCGATACGCCCGACG CCCTAGAAACAGAAGGAATATTCAGAAGATCGGCTAACGTGGCAGTAATCAAAGAACTTCAGAATCGTTGCAATCAAGGTTTACCCATCGATTTTCAAGGGGACCCGCATATCGCCGCGGTTTTACTCAAGACCTTTCTCCGTGAACTAGACGAACCTCTTATGACCTACGAACTATACGATGAAATCACACAATTTCAAA CATTGTCGAAAGATGAACGTCCGcgtaaagttaaaatattaatattggaGAAACTTCCTGAAGACAACTACCAAGTTCTTAAATACatcgtacaatttttatcgagG GTAATGGATCGATGCGACCTGAACAAGATGACTTCTAGTAATCTCGCGGTAGTATTTGGACCGAATCTAGTTAGAGCACCGCCAGCACGTGGAATGTCCCTCTCCGCAATAGGACCTATCAATCAATTCATAGACTTTTTATTCACCTATCaag gaataggtataataattttcggaCGAAAGACTAAAACGTTCGAATCTGGCTGGCTGTGTGATGTTGGAATGCCAGCTGCAAGAAACATGTCCGTATATTTAGAGAGAAATTACGACCAAATACCAAAGATACATGAGAACGTTACACA gtCTACGAAAAGCTGCCAttaccgccgccaccgccaccgcctcCGCCACCACCACTGCCGCAGCAGAAACTTCTAG
- the Rhogap68f gene encoding rho GTPase-activating protein 1 isoform X1 — MEADYQPTLSPSRTLTGMGNDCEDPYPSLSDYHDYEPNLEFDDTELQTTSNNAARLLEEKLDLVSSTMGTGMDYLESPVSDGTIEENFEEALVDAPVIESADDLAALDGELADEEDYLDISRHGIVEVVGDDSAGRKIIVVSACKLPPIGKETFNHAKLLRYLTHTLDMFVEQDYSLVYFHYGLTSKNKPPLSWLWQAYKAFDRKYKKNLKALYLVHPTNFIRIVWQIFKPAISVKFGRKMMYVNYLEELAQYINLDQLIIPPQVIEHNEQLLMKNKKNLPASPPQSAVVTPVGTTQFGASLQFIKENSNGDPIPPILRQCVEFLDTPDALETEGIFRRSANVAVIKELQNRCNQGLPIDFQGDPHIAAVLLKTFLRELDEPLMTYELYDEITQFQTLSKDERPRKVKILILEKLPEDNYQVLKYIVQFLSRVMDRCDLNKMTSSNLAVVFGPNLVRAPPARGMSLSAIGPINQFIDFLFTYQGIGIIIFGRKTKTFESGWLCDVGMPAARNMSVYLERNYDQIPKIHENVTHRIKIYFKGLRKAAITAATATASATTTAAAETSSRLSLFCLVLNHHDIATRTVGSRERGLLLGLVRALHHALRQVQEHPLDILVQLGRCMEMHGAHLFGIPDGRFVRNHYTTFVYNFMQAKIRQTYSSASSMATFLSFSRSTLLPAIAKQISLPNIFLSSFTQFFT; from the exons ATGGAGGCGGACTACCAGCCGACGCTCAGTCCGTCGCGGACGTTGACAG GAATGGGCAACGACTGTGAAGATCCGTATCCCAGCCTGTCAGATTATCACGATTATGAACCAAATCTGGAATTTGACGATACAGAATTGCAAACTACTTCAAACAAcg CGGCGCGGCTTCTGGAAGAAAAATTGGATTTGGTGAGCAGCACCATGGGTACCGGAATGGATTATTTGGAAAGCCCAGTGAGCGACGGCACGATCGAGGAGAACTTTGAGGAAGCTTTGGTAGATGCTCCAGTTATCGAATCTG CGGACGATCTGGCTGCTTTAGACGGAGAGCTCGCCGACGAGGAGGATTATCTTGACATATCCAGGCATGGTATCGTAGAAGTGGTCGGCGACGATAGCGCCGgtcgtaaaataattgttgtgtcAGCTTGCAAATTGCCTCCCATTGGAAAAGAGACTTTTAATCACGCTAAACTCCTCAG GTATCTTACGCATACTTTGGACATGTTTGTGGAGCAAGATTATAGTCTCGTTTACTTTCATTATGGCCTTACGTCGAAAAATAAGCCACCCTTATCTTGGTTGTGGCAAGCGTATAAAGCGTTTGATAGAAAATACAAGAAGAATCTCAAAGCCCTTTATCTAGTACATCCGACTAATTTCATTAGGATTGTGTGGCAAATATTTAAACCGGCTATCAG tgtaAAATTTGGACGGAAAATGATGTATGTTAATTATCTAGAAGAATTGGCGCAATATATTAACCTGGATCAACTAATTATACCACCTCAAGTGATAGA acACAATGAACAACTGTtgatgaaaaataagaaaaatttgccAGCGAGTCCACCGCAAAGCGCGGTAGTTACGCCAGTTGGCACGACTCAGTTCGGTGCTAGTCTACAATTCATAAAGGAAAATAGTAACGGCGATCCAATACCACCAATTCTAAGGCAGTGTGTAGAATTTCTCGATACGCCCGACG CCCTAGAAACAGAAGGAATATTCAGAAGATCGGCTAACGTGGCAGTAATCAAAGAACTTCAGAATCGTTGCAATCAAGGTTTACCCATCGATTTTCAAGGGGACCCGCATATCGCCGCGGTTTTACTCAAGACCTTTCTCCGTGAACTAGACGAACCTCTTATGACCTACGAACTATACGATGAAATCACACAATTTCAAA CATTGTCGAAAGATGAACGTCCGcgtaaagttaaaatattaatattggaGAAACTTCCTGAAGACAACTACCAAGTTCTTAAATACatcgtacaatttttatcgagG GTAATGGATCGATGCGACCTGAACAAGATGACTTCTAGTAATCTCGCGGTAGTATTTGGACCGAATCTAGTTAGAGCACCGCCAGCACGTGGAATGTCCCTCTCCGCAATAGGACCTATCAATCAATTCATAGACTTTTTATTCACCTATCaag gaataggtataataattttcggaCGAAAGACTAAAACGTTCGAATCTGGCTGGCTGTGTGATGTTGGAATGCCAGCTGCAAGAAACATGTCCGTATATTTAGAGAGAAATTACGACCAAATACCAAAGATACATGAGAACGTTACACA tcgaattaaaatttattttaaaggtCTACGAAAAGCTGCCAttaccgccgccaccgccaccgcctcCGCCACCACCACTGCCGCAGCAGAAACTTCTAGTCGGTTGAGCTTGTTCTGCCTCGTCCTCAACCATCACGACATTGCGACGCGTACTGTTGGTTCTCGTGAGCGTGGACTTTTGCTCGGCCTCGTCCGCGCGTTGCATCATGCGCTGCGTCAGGTCCAGGAACATCCCCTCGATATTCTGGTTCAACTTGGCCGATGTATGGAAATGCATGGCGCCCACTTGTTTGGCATACCTGACGGAAGATTTGTTCGCAATCACTATACTACGTTCGTTTATAATTTCATGCAAGCGAAGATTCGTCAAACTTACTCTTCTGCTTCCTCTATGGCAACGTTTCTGTCCTTCTCCAGGTCCACTTTATTACCCGCTATCGCTAAGCAAATTTCGCTACCTAACATCTTCTTAAGCTCCTTCACCCAGTTCTTCACCTga